In Dysidea avara chromosome 6, odDysAvar1.4, whole genome shotgun sequence, the genomic stretch tCTCCACAGAACTACAAACAAAGTCTTACTAGTTTAATACATGAAGAATACTAAAAGCACTTGCGATGGACAATGGATGGACCAAACTCATCATACTCTTGTTTAGTGATCCACATTTTTGGAAAGGAAGAAAGAGATGCTAAAATAGAACCTCCAACCCATGTACAGTATTTTGAAGATGTGAACACATTGACTTTCATTGCCATTGGTGCATGGGCAACAATCTCTTTGTGCATCCTGTCTGAAACTCCTGGGAGCATGCTAGTTCCTCCTGATAATACTATGTTACTGTAAAGCTCCCAACGAATATCTATATCACACTTTGAAATGGCATGATAGCATGTTTGGTGAATGCCAAAAGATTCTATTCCAGTGATGGAAGGTTGGAACAGAGCCTCAGGACATTGAAAACGTTCAGTGTTAACAGTAATTATTTGACCATCAGGAAGTTTGTAAGTTTTGTCTATAGTGGACTTGTTAAGACATGTTTGTAATTCCTTCTCAAAATCTAATGCAACATAGCACAACTTCTCCTTTATGTCACGGACAATTTCACGCTCACATGCAGTATTAAAAGAGAACCCTCTTTCATTCAGTAACTTCATCAGGTAATCAGTTAGATCACGTCCTGCCACTTCAGTGTGGAGGGTGGCGTAAGGTAGATAACAGCCACTGAAAATAGGAACTGCATAAGAAACACCATCTCCTGAATCAAACACAAGTCCAGTTGTACTACCAGTTGAATACAAGGACAGAACAGCCTGGTTGGCTACATACAATGCAGGTACATAAAAAGTCTCAAACATGACCATAGTTGTCTTCTCACGGTTTACCTTGGGATTGAGAGGAGGCTCAGTCAGCAATACTGCATGTTCCTCTGGTGCTACATGAAGTGAATCATAGAATGTGTAGTGCCACAGCTAAAGAAATACATTTAAAGTTGGCAATAAGAACCTTATAACTTACCTTCTCCATAGAATCCCAATTTGTTACAACTCCATGTTCTACTGGGTGCTTcattgcaagaaaagatcgccTATTCAGAGCTTCGTCTCCTACATAAGCTTCCTTTTGCCCCATACCAACCAATTGTCCCTGAAAATATGGTCTCCCAACAATGGACGGGAAGCTAACTTTGGGAGCATCGTCTCCACCAAAACCAGCCCTGCACATGCTAGAGCCACAGTCCACAACAACGGTAATAACATCAGCGCTTGTATCAGCAGCAGCATCCATTGGTGTCGCGAAGTGCTTACACCCCAAGTCTCGTCGGAAGTCTCACCCTCACTCTCTGGTACTCAATGCGTTTATCTGTCCAAATTGCTACTTAGAAGCAAAAACATTGAAGTCTACGAACTCAGAAACATCCGGAAACATCTCTACTTCTCTCCCTCCTGGATACAGGTTTTCCGCGCAGGGCGCTTAATTTGATGAAGAGTTTAGCGAGAGTTGTAGCAAGTACCGTAGTGCCACAATAGTACTGCTCATATAGGTAGAGTTAATGAAGAACGTTGGGGTAATTTATGCAGTGGAGGAGTAACTTACAGTCACCTGTTGAACACAAAATTAGAGGTGTAGAAGCGCCTCTAGTAAAACTGACAATGGTGTTGTGGCGACACCTAGCCAGGGCTTATAATCTAtgaattttgtgtgtgtgttgtgtagggtgtgtgtgtgtgtgttgtgtagagATGTGTTGTGTAGAGATGTGTTGTGTAgggtgtgcgtgcgtgcgtgtgtgtgtgtgttgatgcaTGTACCCAAGGAAGCATATGTCAACTGTCCAGGTCTCGCATAGAGTCAGTGAAGGTCCCTCAGATGATTGCCCACATCTACACCGCACCCTCACTTGTGAACCATAGTATAGTCCTTAGGATTTTTTTTGTGTGCTGGCTCGCAGCACCAGAGTTTCATGAGGTAGTTGtgaccagtggcgtagccagactttttgccATGCCTGGGCAAGCTATCCACTAcgtgcaacacacatacacatgcccatcttcatatggacatcaatagacattttaaaatgtgttaTGCATCACTACCTACGTATACACTCTACCTACACTAATTGTGActgctactagctagctattgtattCTTatcacatgtatacaataaCAGACTAGCAGAGTATTTGAATGAAAGCACAGAGCACTTATAGGCTACCCGCATTACGTGATGACTTTGAACTGGAGATAATCAGTCTACAAACAGGAAAAAGAAATAAATGCTGACTATAAGCATGTACTCCATACCAACTAGCTATGCTAGCCAAAGGTTTTGTGTGTACATCAAGGGGGGATTGTGTGCTTAAAGCTTGGACATCTTGCAAATGCCTCATGGTGGCATCTTGTAGTGGTATTCTTCAATTCAGGGTGTGATCATGAGTCCTGCCATTGCTAGTACTTGAGTAGTGCACAGCTACTTAATAGTGtgcatacatgtgcatgtgttttCCTAGCATGCACGTGCACAGTTGGGTAATAGAAGACTTCAATCAGATTGCATCATTATGTAAGGGAATATGTGTGATCCTTTTATGACAAAGGTATTTATTCAGATGACATACAACTGCTCTTTTGTAAAGTTGTGGGAATGTTTGAAGGGATTTTTGCTGTTCTAAATATGGGAACTGCATGCTGTGTGGAACTATAATACAGTATATTTATATGAACAAGAGATAGAAATAGTCCCAAGGTATTTAGACTGAAAAAAATAGAAGGATTGACAGCTCACAGCATGACAGTGCAGTTGTAAAAACAATGACTCAGCCGAGGATTGGTTACATGCCTTTAACCACAAGCAATTGAATAATTAATTGCCACTTAATAGCATTACAGATGTTGCCCATGGGCAAATGTAGTCAAATAAATGATCACTCAAATTAACTGTAGCTAGTATATATGCTTGGAGATCTCCCTAATGCACTCAGTGTCCCATTAGTAGATTATATTCCTGTACACAACTtcttaccaagagttcataatataaaaagagaggctctctttttatattatgaactcttgttctTACTATACATGCATAATCTAGCTATATGAGgttgtgtacatatacatactgACATTATACAAAAGACCCAGCATGTAACCTGTAATGGCTGTATAGTAATAAAGCATGCAGACTTTGCTAGACTCTGATAcggctctaataaaacagtcagagaAGCTATACGTGACAATCACTAGTCTACGTAATCAAACCCGGCCAAAAATAACTACAGCCAAAACTCCCTATGCCATATATGACGATGCCTTAAAGAGCGCTCCTCAGTAGTCATTACACCTTGGTATTTTCCCTTTCCTATTATTCTATAAATAAGAGCTCGAATAAGAGTACCGAGAAGTACTGACGACATCGTTTTAACCCGGCCCAGTGCGGACTATTTATATATACTCCTGACAGCGCGGTCTACACTTGATTTAGTCAACCAGAAAGGTAACAGCTAGTTGTTCAGTGTTCTCCAGACAGTGTATCGCGGGCACGCCCATGTGTTAGCTACTTGATTTGCTTTGTACTGTCTTATAATTGTGTTTCTATGTACTTTGACAGAGAGAAGATCGAGAACAAGTACAACAACGTGAAAACTTTATCATTAAGTCCCGACCTTTGAATCCAGTTCGTCATCATGAGCTTGGCAACCAGCGCTATTACTGCTGACCTTCAAAGCACCATTGACATTAAGAAGACTACTGAAGTCCTCAGTTGCCCCGTCTGTCGCCGATTATTCAAGAACCCTAAGTATCTACCATGCTTCCATTCTTACTGTGAAGAATGTCTGGAGAAGATGGTGATCAAGGCCAAGATTGCATGTCCTGAGTGTAGGAAGGAGGTGAAAGTCCCTGAGGGAGGAGTAAAGAATTTAGTGAACAATTTCTTTATCAATCATCTGATAGATGAGCTGGTACTGAAATGTAAAGTGGACGGAGACGACCAAGTCATATGCGACAAGTGTGATGAGGAAGATCCTGTAGTGTCGTACTGTCCTGACTGTAGCTTTTACCTCTGCAGTGTCTGCAATGACTACCACAAGCGTGACAAGGAATCACGTGGTCATGGAATAATCCCATTGGCTGAACTCGGATCGGTGCCCATCCAGACACCAACTAAACCTTTACGGTGCAAACAACATGACAATGAAATGCAGTACTATTGTGAGACATGTGAAGAAATGATCTGCTTCCACTGTACAGTGAAGAACCACACTGGTCACAGTCATGATACCATTAAGAAGATAGCAAATAAATATAAACTGACTAGCGAGACTGACATAGATACAATGATTAGTTCCTTTTCCGAAGCATACAATGATGCCAAGACAACGAAAGAAAATATTAAGAAGCAAGGCAGTGAAGtgaacagaaagattgattcgTATTATGATACTGTAGTCGAGAAACTAATGGAACAAAGACAACAGATGATGCAGGAAGTCCAGTGTACAGTAACCAGGGCTGAGAAAATGCTGGCAACATATTTGGATGAGCTTCAATTTGCTTTAACACAACTCACTCAGCTGAAGGAAGTGAATGACTCTGTCAAGAAAGCTACCGACCACCAAGCCATATTGTCAATAAGGAGACAAACAAATGATCAAATGAAGCAGCTAACTATCAAGTGCAAAAAGTTGAAGACTCAACCCAAAGTGACAAATGCCGTACAGTTCTTTCCAAATAAACTGTCCCTTCCACAGTTTGGTGAAGTGTTGTTACACATTGACCCCCTTCTTTCAGAGGTTACAAATCTGCCATCGTGCGTCTTACAGGGGGTTGAAACTGGGTTCTCTGTTGTTACAAAGTACAACAATGGCTTTCATTTCCCTAGTGGTGGCAGTCAAGTAACTGTTGCATTACAGTCAGGGAATGGTGAAATAACTACTGCACAAGTAACTGACAGCAAAAATGGTAGCTATGCGATTTCCTTCATTCCTCAACAAACAGGGGACTTAAAGGTATATGTGTCGATTGATGGACAGCAGATTAAGGAAAGCCCCTACACAATTGAAGTTCTCAAAAACTATGCTACAGTAAAAGTCCCCAACAGTGTAGTGGTTTTATCCAGTGGCATCAAAAAGGGAAGACCATGGGGTGTAGCATTTGCCAAAAATGGTATGTGGGCAGTGGTTGATCAATTGAAcaattgtgtacatgtgtttcaAGAAGATGGCCAGTTTCTATGGAAGTTTGGTAGTCAAGGCAGTGGCAAGGGACAACTAGATGGCCCTTGTGATATTGCATTCGATGCTGAAAATTGCCTTTATGTCACAGACAGTAATAATCACAGAGTAGAGAAGTTTGACATTAGCGGCAACTATATCCTCCAGTTTGGCCAAAATGATGACATCAAGCTGCGCTCACCTGTAGGCATCACAACGCACGGCAGTAAAATTTATGTTGTGGACTCACTTCTCAACCGGATTGTAAAATATGAAAGCAATGGCTGTCTTTGTCAAGTCATCGGTGAAGGAGTATTGGACAATCCTCACGGAGTCATTATCAGTAAAGACAACCAGGTACTTGTCACTGACTGTGGTAACAACTGCATACAGAAGTTTACACTCTTTGGCCAATATGAAGGAAAGTTTGGCAAGGAGCGAATTAATAATCCACGCAGCCTTACCACTGACAAAGAAGGCTTTGTTTTGGTTACAGACACAGGCAATCATAGGGTGTTGGTCTATAACCAAGATGGCACCTGCGTTCATCAATTCGGTTCAAAAGGCACAGGAAATGCCCAATTTCTTAATCCTCGCGGAGTCGCTGTAGGACCTGACGGCAGTGTTTATGTTTGTGACACCCTCAAcgtttgtgtaaaaatatttcctTGTAAATGAACTCTTATACAAATAGCACTGTAGAAtgacacataattataatggaACACAACAACTTTTTTATTTCTGTACATATATAACTCGGATTTCGGATATGTATttatttttgacatttttataaTTATTGACAGATTGTATATCATAAGAGAGTACGGTTAATGTATACAttcatgatttttaaaggcattAAATATTGTTATTTGTTTGATTTTGAAATTGTGCTACTTTCATCGCTCATAACTCCACTGTCCATTTCTGATTGTATGCTAGAAGCATCATCACCATACTGTGAGTTTGATGAGAGAATTTCTCTGGCTGACGGCCACCTTGACCGAAACTGTGATGCAATGCTTGAGGGAGCACTAATGTCACTACTCAGTTCCCCAAAAGAAGTTGCTCCCGAAATGCCTGTAGCTAAACTATGCAAAGTTACTTGGGATGTTACAACACTGTTTTGGGTTTCATTTGAAACTGAGCGGTTAAGTGATGGTTTGCTACCAGCATCTGCTTTAAGGTCATTTGAAGGATACACCCTATTCCGTTTCCATCGTGATACTTTTGATGTTGATGGTGCAGTTGCTTGTGGTGCCTCACTGTTGGAATTCTTTAATGAGGCGAGGGCAGCAACAGCTGCCATTGCTGCACGACTGTTCTGTAAATGTTTTCCAAGTTGTGCCTCTGATGCCGTCAAGTTGATTAGACTTTTCCTCTTTTCACGGCGATTTTTATCTTTGTGTAGTAACCGCCTACAGATATAACAATCAGTGTACACATATGtgcacacaaacatacaaacatagtacacacatacatttgTATGAATACATACACCCACAGCCCTATACACAAAGGAGAGTAATATGATTACAGTAACAAATGGGGATTAAGCCACAATAGAAACATTGGATTATTTAAAAACAGGTACTTATTCCCAAAGTAAGGTATGTTGTTGGGAAAGTACTTAGCATATACTAGCTTAGCAAGCAGCCTTATGTATAATCCATGCAGACCACTTCTGGCTAACTCAATTTAACTACAAATACCATAGTCATTTGCTGGCTTTGCAGTGCTTGTCACTACCATCCCTTCATAGTACTAATGGACTCTTAGAGATAGGTAAAAATTATAAGGGTTAGTGTGGGCAGTGGCAGTAGCAAATGTTTTATTACTGACAAGGAAAGTATGAGGAAGTATATCAAATGTGCACAATGGGTATTCTTGTAAAGGAAACATCTGCTTTGTGTACAATGCCATTGTCACTTTTGGTTAGCTATCCATATTGACATGGGCTATTGTTCTACTACTTGTGGGTAACAACATAATGTTGCCAAAGGCCCCCATCAGAACATAAATCTAGATGGGCAATCTGTAACTCTATGAGAAAATGCAAACCTTGGTAGTACCATACTAGGCTGGAATTAATAGACACTTTTACAAGCATCACATTATGGACAATAAAACATGGTTCTTTTAGGTGGTTAAGCAAAGCAATAAGAagctacaaggtgattttttgataGCCACATAACTTATTTCAAAAATTCCCTGTGAAACATACTAATTTCTCGCAAACAGGAAATACAACCCTACACATATACCATAAACCGACAAGTTTTAATTGTGTTATTTAAATTCCTACATAAAGTTTATACTGTAACACTGCCATCAGTTATGCAATGACTGGAAAACCCAGGGAAATAGCCTCGATAATGACATTGACCCTACAATAATAATGACCCACG encodes the following:
- the LOC136258069 gene encoding actin, cytoplasmic-like → MDAAADTSADVITVVVDCGSSMCRAGFGGDDAPKVSFPSIVGRPYFQGQLVGMGQKEAYVGDEALNRRSFLAMKHPVEHGVVTNWDSMEKLWHYTFYDSLHVAPEEHAVLLTEPPLNPKVNREKTTMVMFETFYVPALYVANQAVLSLYSTGSTTGLVFDSGDGVSYAVPIFSGCYLPYATLHTEVAGRDLTDYLMKLLNERGFSFNTACEREIVRDIKEKLCYVALDFEKELQTCLNKSTIDKTYKLPDGQIITVNTERFQCPEALFQPSITGIESFGIHQTCYHAISKCDIDIRWELYSNIVLSGGTSMLPGVSDRMHKEIVAHAPMAMKVNVFTSSKYCTWVGGSILASLSSFPKMWITKQEYDEFGPSIVHRKCF
- the LOC136258214 gene encoding E3 ubiquitin-protein ligase TRIM71-like, which gives rise to MSLATSAITADLQSTIDIKKTTEVLSCPVCRRLFKNPKYLPCFHSYCEECLEKMVIKAKIACPECRKEVKVPEGGVKNLVNNFFINHLIDELVLKCKVDGDDQVICDKCDEEDPVVSYCPDCSFYLCSVCNDYHKRDKESRGHGIIPLAELGSVPIQTPTKPLRCKQHDNEMQYYCETCEEMICFHCTVKNHTGHSHDTIKKIANKYKLTSETDIDTMISSFSEAYNDAKTTKENIKKQGSEVNRKIDSYYDTVVEKLMEQRQQMMQEVQCTVTRAEKMLATYLDELQFALTQLTQLKEVNDSVKKATDHQAILSIRRQTNDQMKQLTIKCKKLKTQPKVTNAVQFFPNKLSLPQFGEVLLHIDPLLSEVTNLPSCVLQGVETGFSVVTKYNNGFHFPSGGSQVTVALQSGNGEITTAQVTDSKNGSYAISFIPQQTGDLKVYVSIDGQQIKESPYTIEVLKNYATVKVPNSVVVLSSGIKKGRPWGVAFAKNGMWAVVDQLNNCVHVFQEDGQFLWKFGSQGSGKGQLDGPCDIAFDAENCLYVTDSNNHRVEKFDISGNYILQFGQNDDIKLRSPVGITTHGSKIYVVDSLLNRIVKYESNGCLCQVIGEGVLDNPHGVIISKDNQVLVTDCGNNCIQKFTLFGQYEGKFGKERINNPRSLTTDKEGFVLVTDTGNHRVLVYNQDGTCVHQFGSKGTGNAQFLNPRGVAVGPDGSVYVCDTLNVCVKIFPCK